The genomic region CGACGCGATTCGCGAGCTGCTCGACGCGGGGCAGAGCGTGTGGCTCGATTACATTCATCGCGGGATCCTCAAATCCGGCGAGTTCAAGCGGATGGTCGAGGGCGGCATCCGGGGCGTGACGAGCAACCCGACGATCTTCGAGAAGGCGATCACCGGCAGCCACGACTACGACGAGCAGATTTCCCGCCTCGCCGCGGACGGGAAGAGCACGACCGAGATCTACGAGGCGCTGGTCGTCGACGACATTCGCGCGGCGGCGGATACGCTGCGTCCGGTGCACGACGCGACGGGCGGGGCGGACGGGTTCGTCTCGGTCGAGGTCTCGCCGCTCCTCGCGCACGACACCGAGGGGACGATTCAGGAGGTCCGCCGCTGGAACACCCTAATCGGCCGGCCGAACGTGATGGTGAAGATCCCGGGCACCGCGGAAGGCTTCCCGGCGATCGAGGAGATGATCGCGGAAGGCCGCCACATCAACATCACCCTCCTCTTCTCGATCGACGCCTACCGCAAGGTGCAGGAGGCGTATCTGCGCGGCCTCGAACGGCGGGTCGCCGCCGGCCAGCCGGTCCACCAGATCTCGTCGGTCGCGAGCTTCTTCGTGAGCCGGATCGACACCGAGGCGGACAAGCGGCTCGAGGCCCGGGCCGCGGCCGCGCCGCCGGAACAGGCCGAAGCGCTGCGCGCTCTGCGCGGCAAGGTCGCCGTGGCCAACGCCAAGCTCGCGTACCGCCTGTTCCAGGAGACTTTCGGCGGCGCGCGCTGGAAGGCGCTCGCCAGCCGGGGCGCCCGCGTGCAGCGGCCGCTCTGGGCCAGCACCAGTACCAAGAACCCCGCGTACCCTGACCTGCTGTACGTGGAGACGCTCGTCGGCCGCGACACCATCAACACGCTGCCGCCGCAGACGATCGAGGCGCTGCGGGATCACGGGCGCGTGGCGCCCGACGCGGTGACCCAGGGTGTTGACGAGGCGGACCGCGTGTTCGCGAAGCTGCACGAGCTGGGGCTCAGCATCGACGCGATCACGCAGGCGGTGCTCGACGCCGGCGTGCAGGCGTTCGCGGACTCGTTCAACCAGCTGATGAAGGCGATCAGCTCGCGGGGCCAGGACGTGAAGGCGGGAGGGCGCCGATGAAGCTCGGGTTCGTCGGGTTTGGACGGATGGGCGGCAACATGGTGACCCGGCTCCTGCAGCGCGGGCACACCATCTCGGTGTTCGCGCGGCGGCCCGAGGTCCGGGCCGAGGTGAAGGCCAAAGGGGCGACCCCCGCGGCGTCGATCGCCGAGCTCGTCGGGCAGCTGCAGCCGCCTCGGATCGTATGGATGATGGTGCCGGCGGGCGACGCGACCGAGCAAACGATCGCAGAGGTGACGCCGCTGCTTGCGCCGGGAGATATCGTCATCGATGGCGGCAACTCCAACTACCGTGACTCGATCCGGCGGGCCGCGGCCGCCAAGGCGAAAGGCATCCATTATATCGACGTCGGGACGAGCGGCGGCATCTGGGGACTTCAAGTTGGTTACTGCTTGATGGTTGGAGGTGACCCGGAGCCGGTCAAGATGGTCGAGCCGGTGTTCCGCGACCTCGCGCCCGAGGACGGGTATCTGCACGCCGGGCCGAACGGCGCCGGCCACTACGTGAAGATGATCCACAACGGCATCGAGTACGGGATGCTCCAAGCCTACGCGGAAGGCTTCGCGATCCTGCATCAGGCGCCGTTCCGGCTGGATCTCAAGGCGATCAGCACGCTGTGGAACCACGGCAGCGTCGTGCGCTCCTGGCTGCTCGAGCTGGCGGAGCGGGCGTTCGCCGACGATCCCAATATGGAGACGATCCGCGGCTACGTCGAGGATTCCGGGGAGGGCCGGTGGACGGTGCAGGAGGCGATTGACCGCAACGTCCCCGCGCCGGTGATCACGCTGTCGCTGCTGCAGCGGCTCCGCTCGCGGGAAGAAGAAGACTTCGGCGACAAGGTGATCGCGGCGCTGCGCAAGCAGTTCGGCGGCCACGCCGTGAAGCCGAAGAAGTAGCGCCCGGATGAGCACGGTCTCGACGCCGTTCGCGCTGCGGGAAGGCCTGCGGCTGCGGCGCACGCCCGATCCATGCGCCGTGGTCATTTTCGGCGCCACCGGCGACCTCACGCAGAAGAAGCTCATGCCGTCCCTCTACACGCTCGCGCGGCTCGGGATGATCCCGCCGAACCTCGCGATCGTGGGGGTCGCCCGGCGGCCCAAGACCGACGAAGTCTTCCGGGCCGAAATGGCCGAGGCGATCCTCGGCGCCACCCCGGACGCGGGCAGGCGCGCGTTGTTGGACGCGTTCGCGCAGGGACTCTTTTACGTACAGGCGGAGTTCCACGACGCGGAGGGCTACGCAAGGCTCCGCGCGACACTCGAGCGTGTGGACCAGGAGCGGGGGACCGCCGGCAACCGCCTGTACTACCTCGCGACCGCGCCGGAGTTCTACGGCGACATCATCCAGCAGCTGGACCGGCACGGCCTCGTCGATCGCGCGGGATCGAGCCGCGGGGACGGGCGGCGGCCGTGGACGCGCGTGGTCGTGGAGAAGCCGTTCGGGCGCGATCTCAAGAGCGCGCAGGCCCTCAACCGCACGCTGCTGCGTGTCTTTCGCGAGGGACAGATCTACCGGATCGACCACTACCTCGGCAAGGAGACGGTGCAGAACATCCTGGTCTTCCGGTTCGCCAACGGCATCTTCGAGCCGCTGTGGAACCAGCACTACATCGACCACGTGCAGATCACCGTCGCGGAGTCCGGCGGCGTCGAGGAGCGCGCCGGGTACTACGAGACCGCCGGCGTCGTGCGGGACATCGTGCAGAACCACATGGTGCAGCTGCTGACCCTCGTCGCCATGGAGGCGCCGGTCGCGTTCGAGCCGGACCAGGTGCGCGACGAGAAGGTGAAGGTGCTGCGGGCGGCGCGCCGGTTCACCCCCGACGACGTGCAGTCGGAGGTGGTGCTGGGCCAGTACGCGGCCGGGGTGGTCGGCGGCGAGGACGTGCCGGGCTACCGTGCCGAGCCCCGCGTCGCCCCGGCGTCCCGAACGCCCACGTTCGCGGCGATGCGTCTGTTCCTGGACAGCTGGCGGTGGGCGGGCGTGCCGTTTTACCTCCGCACCGGCAAACGCCTTCCGAAGCGCGCGACGGAGATCGCCGTGCAGTTCAAGCAGGCGCCGCTGCCGCTGTTCCCGGAGGGGGGCCGCGAGCCCAATCTCCTCACGCTCAACATCCAACCGGACGAGGGCATCGCGCTCCGGTTCATCGCGAAGGCGCCCGGCACGGCGATGAGCCTGCGCCCGGTGAACATGGGCTTCCAGTACGGCACCGCGTTCGGCGGCGAGGAGCTGACCGCGTACGAGCGCCTGCTGTTGGACTGCATGCTCGGCGATCCGACGCTGTTTACGCGGCGCGACGAGGTCGAGTCGGCGTGGGAGCTGTTCGAGCCGGTCCTGGCGTCGTGGGAGAAGTCCGACCCGCCCCCTCCGGTCGTGTTGTACGAGGCCGGCACGTGGGGCCCGGACACGGCGCGGAAGATCATCGAGCGCGACGGCCGGAGGTGGCGCCGGCTGTGAGCGAGACCCGCGTCGCCGGCGCTCCGGAACGGGTAGACGTCGGGGCGATCGAACGGGAGCTCCATCGCCTGTGGTCGTCGCTCGACGGAGAGGGGGCCGGCGGGACCGCCGTCGCCCCGGTCACGCGGATCTGCACGCTCACGCTGCTCGCCGTCGTGCGGGAGGGCCGCGTCGCGGAGGCCGCGGCGATTGCCGAGCGGCTCGGCGCGCGGTATCCGTCCCGCAGCATCGTCCTCGATCTGACTCCCGGCGCCGGCGACCGGCTGGCCGCCGAGATCGCGTTGAACTGCCATGCACCCGGCTCGCCCCGCCCCACGGTGTGCTGCGAGCAGCTTATCGTCTCAGCATCGGGCCGCAGCCTCGCACGCGTGCCCGGCCTCGTGCTGCCGCTGCTGGTGCCGGACCTGCCCGTGTACGTGTGGTGGTCCGGCGATCTGCCGTTCGCTCCGCTGCCGGCCGCGACGAACGTAGAGCCGGCGTCCTCCGAGCCGGAGGCGGACGTGCTGCGCCGGCTGGCGGAGGTGGCGGACGTGCTGATCGTCGACTCGTCCGCGATGCGCCGTCCGGCGGCCGGGCTCAGGGCCGCGGTCGCCCTGGCCGCGCCGCTCTCCGGCGGCCTGCGGGATCTGACGTGGGGCCGGCTGACACCGTGGCGCGACCTCGTCGTGCAGATCTTCGACCCGGCGCCGATGCGGCAGGCCCTCGAGCGGCTGGACCGCATCCGCATCCGGACCGAGGCCGGGGCGGATGCGGGTTCGGCGGAGCCGGCCGATCCCATCGCCGGGCTCCTGCTGGGCGGCTGGATGGCGGGCCGCCTCGGGTGGGAGCCCGCCGGTCCCGCGCGCCGCGAGGGCGGAGTGCTTCGCGCATTGTTCTGGCGCGACGGCGGCGGGCTCGAACTGAACGTCGAAGGCGGCGCGGGCCCGGTGCTGTCGATCGATTGCACGGCGGGCGGCGCGGAGCCGTGCGCGGTCTCGTTGACGCGTCAATCGGCGGGCGAGTCGTCCGTGCGGATCGAGACCCGCCTTGGCCGCGGCCGTCCCCGCACGACCGCCGCGGGGCTGGCGCTCGCGGACGATGCGGCGCTCATCGGCGCCGAGTTCGAGGTGTCCGGGATCGATCACGTACTGCGCGAAGCGCTCGAGATCGTGCTGCGCGTGACGGAGGGATCGTCGTGACGGCGGCACCGGACGTCCTGGTGTTTCCCGATCCGGCGGCCGTCGCGGCCGAGGCGGCGGAGCGGGTGTCGGCGATCTGCGCGCGCGCGGTGGCGTCGCGCGGCGCCTGCGCCGTAGCCCTGTCCGGCGGCGAGACGCCGAAGCGGCTCTACGCGATACTGGCGTCGGACGCGTACCGGCGGCGCGTACCGTGGGAGCACCTCGAGGTGTTCTGGGGCGACGAGCGCTGCGTTCCGCCGGACGATCCACGCAGCAACTACCGCGTGGCGCGTGATCTGCTGCTTTCGAAAGTCCCCGTGCCGCGGGAGCACGTGTACCCCATGCCGGGGGACACCCCGGACCACGAGGCCGCGGCCGCGGCGTACGAGAAGACGCTGCGCGCGCAGCTGCCGCGCACCGCCGACGGCTGGCCGCGGTTCGACCTCGTGCTGCTCGGGCTCGGGGACAACGCGCACACCGCCTCGCTCTTTCCGCACAGCGCCGTCCTCCGCGAGCGTGAGCGCGCGGTCATCGCGGAGTTCGTCGAAGACGCCGGGATGTGGCGGATGACGTTGACGGCCCCGGTGCTGAACCGCGCGGCCGAGATCCTGTTTCTCGTGGCGGGGGGCACCAAGGCGGACGCGGTGCGGGCCGTGCTCGAAGGGCCGGCCGATCCTGACGACGTACCGGCCGCGCTTATCCGGCCCGTCGACGGCCGGGTGACATGGCTCCTGGATGCTCCCGCGGCATCCCGCCTGACCCGGATCCATCCGGCCGCAGGCGCCTGATCAGATAGACGGTCGTCCCGCGCCGGTCCTGCTCGATCCGTACGGAATCCGCGAACTGCCGCATCACGTACATTCCCCGCCCGGTCGACGACAGGGGATCGGCGGGCAGCCTGGCCTCGGGGACGTGCCAGCGGGGGCCGGGACTGGTGACGGCCACGACGACGCGGTCGCCGCGGGTCATCAGCTCCACCATCACGGCGTCTGTTTCGGTGACGGCGGAGTCCACGTCGCCGGCGCCGGAGACGACGCCGTCGCGGGATACCGTTCCGGTTGCACGGGGGCCGCCGTGGATCACGGCGTTCGTGACGGCTTCCCCGACGGCGACGAGCAGCTCGTTGATCGCGCCGGACGGCATGCCGAGACGCTCAAGCCGCGCCGCGAGATAGTGCCGCGCCCGGCGGGGCGTCGTTGCTTCCCTCGGCAGCGTTACACGTTCCATCAAGGCCACAGCCGTTCATCCTAGCTCCCCCAGCGCCGTCAATCATCAATGTATTTTACCCTCCTGTTGCCTGCCTGCCCCGTACGGGTGTTCGCCGCAGGGTTTTGCCCGCGTGGCGCGCGAATACTGCTGGACGATTGGTGGGGGAGGTGTTGCCTCGATGTGGCGTGGCAGCAGGTGGGGGGCGTTCGTTCTAGTCGTACTGCTCGCCGCCGGACCCATGGCGTGGTCGACAGGACCGGCCAGGGCGGCGGCGCAGACGCTGCGCATCGGATACTCGACGTGGGTCGGCTACGGCCCGCTCTTTCTGGCGCGCGACTACCGGTTCTTCGACGAGGCGGGCGTGAACGTCGAACTCATCAAGATCGAGGACCCGAAGCTGCGCTTCGCGGCCCTCGCCGCCGGCAGGCTCGACGGCCTGGTCACCACGCTCGATACGGCGGCCCTCAACTGGAAGCCTAACTTCCAGTTCCAGTCGGTGCTCGGTCTGGACGACAGCAAGGGCGGCGACGGCATCGTGTCCGTCGACACGATCAAATCGATCAAGGATCTGCGCGGCAAGCGCGTCGCGTACAACTATGGGTCGGTGTCGCAGTTTTTCCTGAGCGTGCTGCTCCGGCAGAACGGGATGACCGAGCAGGACCTCAAGTCCGTCAACATGCAGCAGGACGACGCCGGCGCCGCGTTCGTCGCGAGAAAGGTGGACGCGGCCGTCACTTGGGAGCCGTGGCTCTCCCGCGCAAAGCGGGCGCCGCACGGCCACATCCTCGTTGACAGCAGCACGACCCCGGGCTTGATCGTCGACGTCTTGCTGTTCCGCCGCGGCATCATCACGGATCATCCGGACGCGGTACGCGCGACGGTCACCGGCTGGTACAAGGCGGTCAACTACTGGAAGAAGAACCCGGCCGACGCGGACCGGATCATGGCGAAGGCCGTGGGCGGCTGGCTCAAGGACGTGAAAACGTTCCAGGAGACCCTGGACGGCGTGCGCTACTATGACGAGGGCATCAACCGCGAATACATGGCGCCGGGCGGCCAGATCTACGTCACGGCGCAGAACGCGATCGACATCTGGAGTTCGCAGGGCAAGATCGCCACAAAGATCGCGGCGGGCGATATCGTCAACAACTCGTTCGTGCTCGCGAAATAAGAGGCACACTCTGAGGGGGCCGGCCGCGGCGCCGGCCCCTTCGTCTCCGGTTCCGCCTCGGAGGTCTCCGCGCTGACCGTCGCGCAGTCCGGACCCATCGTCCGCCGCGGCGGTCTGCGCGGCCTCTCCGAGTACCTGCGCCCGCAGGAAGCGATCCCCCGCCGGACCTATCTCGGCATCCTCATCGCGAGCGCCGGCGGCCTCGTCGCGGTCTGGTGCGCGCTGAGCTACAGCGGGCTCGTCGACCCGCTCTTTCTGCCGTCGCCGACGGCGATCGTCCGGTCGGGCGTGGAGATGATCGCAGACGGTAGCCTGCTGCAGAACGCCGGCGCCAGTCTCTACGTGATCGTGACCGGGTGGGCGCTCGCGGTGGTCACGGGCGTGCCGACCGGCATCCTGATGGGTTCCTTCAAGGCGGTCGAGGCGCTGATCGAGCCGGTGATCGACTTCGTCCGCTACCTGCCGGTGAGCGCGTTGATTCCGCTCTTGATCCTCTACATCGGCATCGGGACCTCCGAGAAGATCGCGGTGATCTTCATCGGTACGTTCTTCCAGTTGGTGCTCCTTGTGGCCGACGTCGCGGCGCACGTGCCGCGCGAGCAGATCGACGTCTCCTACACGCTCGGCGCCTCGCGCGGGCAGGTGATCCGCCGGGTGCTCCTGCCGGCGACCCTGCCCGGCGTCATGGACACGCTGCGGATCACGATGGGCTGGGCATGGACCTATCTCGTGGTCGCCGAGATCGTCTCGGCGGACCGCGGCCTCGGCTACTTGATCCTCAACTCGATGCGCGGCCTCTTCACCGACCGCATCTTCGTCGGTCTCTTCACGATCGGCGGGCTCGGATTGGGGTTCGACCTCCTGTTCAAGTGGCTCCATCGCCGGCTGCTGCCGTGGTCGCCCAAAGCGTAGGCGGCGGCCTCAAGCTGTCGCTGCGCGACATCAGCGTGGCGTTCCGGGCGCGGGGCGGCGGCGAGATCACCGCGATCGACCGCCTGTCGCTCGACGTCGCGGATCGCGAGATCGTCAGCATCGTCGGGCCGAGCGGCTGCGGCAAGAGCACGCTGCTCCGGCTCATCGCGGGGCTCGTGCCGCCGACGACCGGGGAGATCCGGCTGGACGGGCATGTCGTCGCCCTTCCCGGGGCCGACCGCGGGATGGTGTTCCAGTCCTACACGCTCTTCCCGTGGCTCACCGTGCAGGGCAACGTGGAGTTCGGGCCGCGCATCCGCGGCCGCGACGCGGCGTACTGCCGGGAGGTCGCGGCGCGGTTCATTCAGATGGTCGGGCTCGCGGGGTTCGAGCACGCCTACCCGAAGGAGCTGTCGGGCGGGATGATGCAGCGGGTGGCGATCGCGCGCGCGCTCGCGAACGACCCCGAGGTGCTGCTGATGGACGAGCCGTTCGGGGCGCTGGACGCGCAGACGCGCGTCTTCATGCAGGAGCTGCTGCTCGATATCTGGCAGAAGACGCCGAAGACGATTCTGTTCGTGACCCACGACATCGACGAAGCGCTGTTTCTCGGCGACCGCGTGTACGTGATGACGGCGCGGCCCGGCCGGTTCCGCGACGAAGTTCAGCTCGACCTGCCGCGCCCGCGAACGCTCGACATCACGATGTCGCCGGGGTTCGTCGAGGCCAAGCGCCGCGTCCTTCACATCATCAGGGAGGAAGCCGAAAAGACGATGGGGCTGGAAACGGGACTGTCGGGACAGGGCGGCTATCGCCGGGACGGAGGCGCCGGGTGACGGCGCAGCGGTTCGAGCCGCCGAACGCGTTTCGCTCGCCGCGGTTCGCGCAGCTCTCGACATTCATGCGCCTGCCGTACCAGCCCGATCCCGCGGGACTCGACGTGGCGATCCTCGGCATCCCCTTCGACGGCGGCGTGAGCTTCCGGTCCGGCGCGCGGTTCGGGCCGAAAGAGGTCCGCAACAATTCGCTGCTCATCCGTCCGTACAACCCGGTGCTCAAGACCTCGCCGTTCCGGCGCCTGCGGATCGCGGACTGCGGGGACGTGGACACGAATCCGATGGACATCCTCGACACCTACGGGCGCGTCGAGGCGGCGGTCGGCGGCATTCTCACCGCGGGCGCCCTGCCGGCCTGCGTCGGGGGCGACCACTCGCTGACGCTGCCGATCATGCGGGCGGTGGCGAAAGCGCGCGGGCCGGTCGCCCTCGTGCACTTCGACAGCCACCAGGACATGTGGGAGGAGTACTTCGGCAACCGGTACTTTCACGGTACGCCGTTCCGCCGCGCCCACGAGGAGGGCCTCTTCGACGGGAAGGCGGCCGTCCAGTTCGGGATCCGGGGCCCCGTGTACGACGAGGACGACTTCGCGTTCGGGGAGCGGCACGGCGTCACGGTGGTGCGCGCCGAGGCCATCCATCACGACGGGGTCGACGCGGCGCTGCGGCAGCTCGACCGCGTGCGCGGCCGCCCGGTGTACGTGTCGTTCGACATCGATTCGGTCGACCCGGCGTTCGCGCCGGGCACCGGCACGCCGGAGGTCGGCGGGTTGACGAGCGCGCAGGCGCTCGCGCTCGTGCGCGGCCTTGCCGGCCTCGACATCATCGCGTTCGACGTGGTA from bacterium harbors:
- a CDS encoding ABC transporter ATP-binding protein, whose product is MVAQSVGGGLKLSLRDISVAFRARGGGEITAIDRLSLDVADREIVSIVGPSGCGKSTLLRLIAGLVPPTTGEIRLDGHVVALPGADRGMVFQSYTLFPWLTVQGNVEFGPRIRGRDAAYCREVAARFIQMVGLAGFEHAYPKELSGGMMQRVAIARALANDPEVLLMDEPFGALDAQTRVFMQELLLDIWQKTPKTILFVTHDIDEALFLGDRVYVMTARPGRFRDEVQLDLPRPRTLDITMSPGFVEAKRRVLHIIREEAEKTMGLETGLSGQGGYRRDGGAG
- the speB gene encoding agmatinase, with the protein product MTAQRFEPPNAFRSPRFAQLSTFMRLPYQPDPAGLDVAILGIPFDGGVSFRSGARFGPKEVRNNSLLIRPYNPVLKTSPFRRLRIADCGDVDTNPMDILDTYGRVEAAVGGILTAGALPACVGGDHSLTLPIMRAVAKARGPVALVHFDSHQDMWEEYFGNRYFHGTPFRRAHEEGLFDGKAAVQFGIRGPVYDEDDFAFGERHGVTVVRAEAIHHDGVDAALRQLDRVRGRPVYVSFDIDSVDPAFAPGTGTPEVGGLTSAQALALVRGLAGLDIIAFDVVEVSPPYDQSGITSMLAANVLFELLSVISLNR
- the gnd gene encoding decarboxylating 6-phosphogluconate dehydrogenase, translated to MKLGFVGFGRMGGNMVTRLLQRGHTISVFARRPEVRAEVKAKGATPAASIAELVGQLQPPRIVWMMVPAGDATEQTIAEVTPLLAPGDIVIDGGNSNYRDSIRRAAAAKAKGIHYIDVGTSGGIWGLQVGYCLMVGGDPEPVKMVEPVFRDLAPEDGYLHAGPNGAGHYVKMIHNGIEYGMLQAYAEGFAILHQAPFRLDLKAISTLWNHGSVVRSWLLELAERAFADDPNMETIRGYVEDSGEGRWTVQEAIDRNVPAPVITLSLLQRLRSREEEDFGDKVIAALRKQFGGHAVKPKK
- the tal gene encoding transaldolase — encoded protein: MTDSTGGKAGRARDAIRELLDAGQSVWLDYIHRGILKSGEFKRMVEGGIRGVTSNPTIFEKAITGSHDYDEQISRLAADGKSTTEIYEALVVDDIRAAADTLRPVHDATGGADGFVSVEVSPLLAHDTEGTIQEVRRWNTLIGRPNVMVKIPGTAEGFPAIEEMIAEGRHINITLLFSIDAYRKVQEAYLRGLERRVAAGQPVHQISSVASFFVSRIDTEADKRLEARAAAAPPEQAEALRALRGKVAVANAKLAYRLFQETFGGARWKALASRGARVQRPLWASTSTKNPAYPDLLYVETLVGRDTINTLPPQTIEALRDHGRVAPDAVTQGVDEADRVFAKLHELGLSIDAITQAVLDAGVQAFADSFNQLMKAISSRGQDVKAGGRR
- a CDS encoding ATP-binding protein yields the protein MERVTLPREATTPRRARHYLAARLERLGMPSGAINELLVAVGEAVTNAVIHGGPRATGTVSRDGVVSGAGDVDSAVTETDAVMVELMTRGDRVVVAVTSPGPRWHVPEARLPADPLSSTGRGMYVMRQFADSVRIEQDRRGTTVYLIRRLRPDGSGSGGMPREHPGAMSPGRRRAG
- a CDS encoding ABC transporter permease, which codes for MIADGSLLQNAGASLYVIVTGWALAVVTGVPTGILMGSFKAVEALIEPVIDFVRYLPVSALIPLLILYIGIGTSEKIAVIFIGTFFQLVLLVADVAAHVPREQIDVSYTLGASRGQVIRRVLLPATLPGVMDTLRITMGWAWTYLVVAEIVSADRGLGYLILNSMRGLFTDRIFVGLFTIGGLGLGFDLLFKWLHRRLLPWSPKA
- the zwf gene encoding glucose-6-phosphate dehydrogenase produces the protein MSTVSTPFALREGLRLRRTPDPCAVVIFGATGDLTQKKLMPSLYTLARLGMIPPNLAIVGVARRPKTDEVFRAEMAEAILGATPDAGRRALLDAFAQGLFYVQAEFHDAEGYARLRATLERVDQERGTAGNRLYYLATAPEFYGDIIQQLDRHGLVDRAGSSRGDGRRPWTRVVVEKPFGRDLKSAQALNRTLLRVFREGQIYRIDHYLGKETVQNILVFRFANGIFEPLWNQHYIDHVQITVAESGGVEERAGYYETAGVVRDIVQNHMVQLLTLVAMEAPVAFEPDQVRDEKVKVLRAARRFTPDDVQSEVVLGQYAAGVVGGEDVPGYRAEPRVAPASRTPTFAAMRLFLDSWRWAGVPFYLRTGKRLPKRATEIAVQFKQAPLPLFPEGGREPNLLTLNIQPDEGIALRFIAKAPGTAMSLRPVNMGFQYGTAFGGEELTAYERLLLDCMLGDPTLFTRRDEVESAWELFEPVLASWEKSDPPPPVVLYEAGTWGPDTARKIIERDGRRWRRL
- a CDS encoding glucose-6-phosphate dehydrogenase assembly protein OpcA; this encodes MSETRVAGAPERVDVGAIERELHRLWSSLDGEGAGGTAVAPVTRICTLTLLAVVREGRVAEAAAIAERLGARYPSRSIVLDLTPGAGDRLAAEIALNCHAPGSPRPTVCCEQLIVSASGRSLARVPGLVLPLLVPDLPVYVWWSGDLPFAPLPAATNVEPASSEPEADVLRRLAEVADVLIVDSSAMRRPAAGLRAAVALAAPLSGGLRDLTWGRLTPWRDLVVQIFDPAPMRQALERLDRIRIRTEAGADAGSAEPADPIAGLLLGGWMAGRLGWEPAGPARREGGVLRALFWRDGGGLELNVEGGAGPVLSIDCTAGGAEPCAVSLTRQSAGESSVRIETRLGRGRPRTTAAGLALADDAALIGAEFEVSGIDHVLREALEIVLRVTEGSS
- a CDS encoding ABC transporter substrate-binding protein produces the protein MAWSTGPARAAAQTLRIGYSTWVGYGPLFLARDYRFFDEAGVNVELIKIEDPKLRFAALAAGRLDGLVTTLDTAALNWKPNFQFQSVLGLDDSKGGDGIVSVDTIKSIKDLRGKRVAYNYGSVSQFFLSVLLRQNGMTEQDLKSVNMQQDDAGAAFVARKVDAAVTWEPWLSRAKRAPHGHILVDSSTTPGLIVDVLLFRRGIITDHPDAVRATVTGWYKAVNYWKKNPADADRIMAKAVGGWLKDVKTFQETLDGVRYYDEGINREYMAPGGQIYVTAQNAIDIWSSQGKIATKIAAGDIVNNSFVLAK
- the pgl gene encoding 6-phosphogluconolactonase; the protein is MTAAPDVLVFPDPAAVAAEAAERVSAICARAVASRGACAVALSGGETPKRLYAILASDAYRRRVPWEHLEVFWGDERCVPPDDPRSNYRVARDLLLSKVPVPREHVYPMPGDTPDHEAAAAAYEKTLRAQLPRTADGWPRFDLVLLGLGDNAHTASLFPHSAVLRERERAVIAEFVEDAGMWRMTLTAPVLNRAAEILFLVAGGTKADAVRAVLEGPADPDDVPAALIRPVDGRVTWLLDAPAASRLTRIHPAAGA